One stretch of Pieris brassicae chromosome 8, ilPieBrab1.1, whole genome shotgun sequence DNA includes these proteins:
- the LOC123712958 gene encoding RRP12-like protein translates to MGKFRSKIKGKSKGKRWQKGHSSNSNPKTQKYREIAKSRFFQENLGGSGLTQQALQKHDAITLYGHSKKVDEDVISKEFESMSVHTGEEDETEYTGSQKSGTFKTFQTFASDWSQCSNISFSKLLTRFDSNNAVHKEMLAVLAAVTEVIKEQGGKETTTEYFAALMQALKSSEGEESLVATISLLSMGIKSVPQAVLRKQFSDSATIFTELLEKNEQTENGTLLRSAIGCLSVLLRAQEYALWGSSSTMKIFDCVLAFALHSKPKVRKAAQHGVTSVLRGSCFMIPSEDNNKIIKLHPASNRVADYCLSQIKAEALLSGHRTVLHTLTLLRDVLPVFSKDNIKTICEAILSLMTHNNVYIKTCCLHTLHALFAAPKDICNITGNLAVQLTRALMAARPPANDTGQILAWTTVLQQGYGCLACLDLNLCTPNLLPFVNICVSELWLSDVAEVNSASTNALKAILLDCVKPAVESEESLLKHKAHIEGIFKVIGTGLDNPFNQAIKHVILTIAVCFEIGNDKIASALGSLLKKLNDRRESHNFFNEKEAEYATGCAIKSLGPEFVLNIIPIRVDDTINLDRSWLLPVLKEKITNSNIKFFATEILEMATFCRRKSRELADAKDIPGSHTYELLCNQLWALLPSFCNNPKDISDSFKIMARVLGSVLKDNPEFRSSVMAGLRRLISSAEIEKDKLELAKYAKNYLPILLNVYMTPAKGNTAEGQRLAALDTIQVYLTISDQSLRQELFDNSVKQLETSETNHFQRESILDIIRILVLYQNSAQIANLFEKWVYPLCETVLENPKKTKKAKKDETEENKENGKMEADGQQTKLRHKDKARLIEMEHKKAYRILEEIFKSESESCKEFLKESSKKIKKLLMTSLNKVADSSKAPRLRCIEHFISLSAPNLSADSKLLKSAIAEAVICTKDINSKCRQCAFNLISTIGNVLKTRDGGMTAYIEMLEAGLAAPLPRVVGATIRALASALFNLSEDMGLTIVQELLEKVAAQMLNTNREIVAAAMSFLKVYTKVIPKDVIAGSLPLIFRTLSCMNEDCKRHSRVEIGYFLSRMTRKFGAETVEKLIPREDEVMLRRLRNIRKIDNRKKRMKEGQRDQEVDSDDNLNVKGVSKTLEDILKDSDSELEEMEERPKVKARKGRSQAWIQDDPENIVDLADMSSSRKITATDPKEKKKSMEEKSQKKKDGGFRTAADGRLIISDEAFDGGDDDDEDELKPSGDIDTDTDDTDNEGKEKPSKLLKSGAKRKYDDILSIKSGKTARSRASTATVASKYKAGGKGIHRPLSYAASVASVGTDYRSKKAKGDIKKKGKPDPYTYLPLSRNNLNKRKKAVTTQQFKGIVKSKTKGKLKFKK, encoded by the exons ATGGGAAAATTTAGATCCAAAATAAAGGGAAAATCAAAGGGCAAGAGATGGCAAAAGGGTCATTCTTCAAATTCAAATCCGAAAACACAAAAGTACCGGGAAATAGCAAAGTCCAGGTTTTTTCAAGAAAACCtag GTGGCTCCGGACTAACACAGCAAGCTCTACAAAAACATGATGCCATTACTCTCTACGGACATAGTAAAAAAGTAGATGAAGATGTAATAAGTAAAGAATTTGAGAGTATGTCGGTTCATACTGGTGAAGAAGATGAAACTGAATACACTGGTTCACAAAAGTCTGGCACCTTTAAAACATTCCAGACATTTGCTTCCGATTGGAGTCAATGTTCAAATATTAGCTTTAGCAA acttCTGACAAGATTTGACTCAAACAATGCAGTACATAAAGAGATGTTGGCTGTGCTAGCAGCTGTTACTGAAGTGATCAAAGAACAGGGAGGAAAGGAAACCACTACAGAATATTTTGCTGCTTTG atGCAAGCGCTTAAATCATCAGAAGGTGAAGAAAGCTTAGTTGCAACTATATCTTTACTATCAATGGGCATAAAATCCGTACCACAAGCCGTCCTACGCAAACAGTTCTCAGATTCAGCTACTATTTTTACTGAATTACTGGAGAAAAATGAACAGACAGAAAATGGCACATTGTTACGAAGTGCCATAGGCTGTCTCTCTGTCTTGCTAAGAGCACAAGAATATGCACTATGGGGTAGTTCCTCTACTATGAAGATCTTTGACTGTGTGCTTGCATTTGCTCTTCATTCTAAGCCAAAG GTTAGAAAGGCAGCGCAACATGGTGTGACATCCGTTCTTCGGGGCAGTTGTTTTATGATCCCTTCGGAGGATAATAATAAG ataATCAAATTACATCCAGCATCAAACCGTGTTGCAGACTATTGTTTATCTCAAATAAAAGCAGAAGCATTACTCTCTGGCCACAGAACAGTGTTGCACACTTTGACATTATTGCGCGATGTGTTGCCTGTTTTTAGCAAGGATAATATaaag ACTATATGTGAAGCTATTTTATCTCTAATGACACACAACAATGTATACATAAAGACGTGTTGTCTTCATACATTGCACGCGTTATTCGCCGCACCAAAAGATATTTGTAACATAACGGGTAATTTGGCCGTGCAATTGACTAGGGCTTTGATGGCTGCTCGGCCCCCGGCCAATGATACCGGACAGATTTTAGCATGGACCACTGTCTTGCAACAGGGATATGGGTGTTTGGCCTG TCTCGATTTAAATCTTTGTACACCGAATCTGCTGCCGTTTGTGAATATTTGTGTCTCGGAGTTGTGGCTCTCAGACGTTGCCGAAGTTAACTCCGCTTCTACCAACGCACTGAAA GCCATACTCTTAGACTGTGTAAAGCCAGCTGTGGAGTCAGAAGAGTCCCTTCTGAAGCACAAAGCTCACATCGAGGGCATTTTCAAGGTTATTGGAACTGGGCTGGATAATCCATTTAACCAAGCTATTAAGCATGTTATATTGACAATAGCTGTCTGCTTTGAG atTGGAAATGATAAAATCGCATCCGCTCTTGGatcactattaaaaaaattaaacgatCGACGCGAAAGCCACAATTTCTTCAACGAGAAAGAGGCGGAATATGCCACCGGTTGCGCCATTAAGTCTCTAGGACctgaatttgtattaaatataatcccAATACGAGTGGACGACACAATAAACCTGGACAGAAGCTGGCTTTTACCCGTATTGAAGGAGAAAATAACGAATTCGAACATTAAATTTTTCGCCACAGAAATTCTGGAGATGGCAACATTTTGCAGACGAAAATCTCGTGAACTGGCCGACGCTAAAGATATCCCCGGGTCTCATACGTACGAGCTTTTGTGCAATCAATTATGGGCCTTGTTGCCTAGCTTTTGTAATAACCCGAAAGATATAAGcgatagttttaaaataatggcgAGGGTTTTAGGATCCGTGTTAAAAGATAACCCGGAGTTTAGATCGTCTGTTATGGCGGGGTTGAGGAGGTTAATTTCTTCTGCGGAAATTGAGAAAGATAAATTGGAATTAGCAAAATATGCGAAGAATTATCTCCCGATATTGTTGAATGTTTATATGACGCCAGCGAAAGGCAATACGGCGGAGGGACAGCGGTTGGCAGCATTGGACACCATACag GTTTACTTAACAATAAGCGATCAGTCGCTACGGCAAGAACTTTTCGATAACTCAGTAAAACAGCTAGAAACATCAGAAACCAATCATTTTCAACGCGAATcaatattagatattattcGAATACTTGTTCTGTACCAAAATAGTGCCCAAATAGCTAATTTATTCGAGAAATGGGTTTATCCACTGTGTGAAACAGTTCTCGAAAACCcgaagaaaacaaaaaaagccAAAAAGGATGAAACagaagaaaataaagaaaacggTAAAATGGAAGCGGACGGTCAGCAAACAAAATTAAGGCATAAAGACAAAGCTAGATTAATAGAAATGGAACATAAAAAGGCCTATAGGATTCTAGAAGAGATCTTCAAAAGCGAGAGTGAGAGTTGCAAAGAGTTCCTAAAAGAGAGTTCTAAGAAGATCAAGAAGCTCTTGATGACGTCGTTGAATAAAGTGGCTGACAGCAGTAAGGCACCTAGGTTAAG ATGCATAGAACACTTTATAAGCCTATCTGCGCCAAATTTAAGTGCAGACAGCAAACTACTGAAGTCAGCAATTGCGGAGGCGGTTATATGCACCAAGGATATTAATTCTAAGTGTAGACAATGCGCCTTTAACTTGATCAGCACTATTGGGAATGTATTGAAGACTCGGGATGGag GTATGACAGCATATATAGAAATGCTAGAAGCAGGTCTCGCCGCACCACTTCCAAGGGTAGTTGGAGCTACAATCAGAGCATTAGCTTCTGCCCTTTTCAATTTATCTGAAGATATGGGTCTAACAATTGTTCAGGAGCTTCTGGAAAAGGTGGCTGCGCAAATGCTGAATACCAACAGAGAGATTGTCGCTGCTGCTATGAGTTTTCTTAAG GTATACACAAAGGTAATCCCGAAAGATGTTATAGCTGGTAGTCTCCCACTCATATTTAGGACTCTCTCCTGTATGAATGAGGACTGTAAGCGACACTCAAGGGTAGAAATTGGGTATTTCCTATCCCGAATGACTAGGAAATTTGGTGCTGAAACGGTGGAAAAATTGATTCCAAGAGAAGATGAAGTTATGTTGCGTAGGCTGAGGAATATCAGAAAGATTGATAATAGGAAGAAGAGAATGAAGGAAGGACAAAG GGATCAAGAGGTAGATTCGGATGATAACCTTAATGTGAAAGGTGTCTCTAAGACCCTGGAAGACATTCTCAAGGATTCAGATTCTGAACTGGAGGAAATGGAGGAACGGCCCAAGGTTAAAGCTAGAAAGGGAAGAAGCCAGGCTTGGATCCAAGACGATCCCGAAAATATCGTGGACCTGGCTGATATGTCCTCTTCTAGGAAGATTACAG cgACGGATCCGAAAGAAAAGAAGAAATCAATGGAAGAAAAAAGTCAAAAGAAGAAAGATGGAGGCTTTAGGACGGCAGCTGATGGAAGGCTCATCATCAGTGATGAAGCTTTTGATGgtggtgatgatgatgatgaggaTGAACTCAAACCTAGCGGAGATATAGATACAGATACTGATGATACag ATAATGAAGGCAAAGAAAAACCATCGAAACTCCTGAAATCTGGAGCCAAACGCAAATATGATGACATTCTTAGTATAAAGAGTGGTAAAACAGCAAGAAGTCGAGCGTCTACAGCCACTGTCGCCTCCAAATATAAAGCTGGAGGAAAGGGTATCCATCG